A region of Cucumis melo cultivar AY chromosome 2, USDA_Cmelo_AY_1.0, whole genome shotgun sequence DNA encodes the following proteins:
- the LOC103501005 gene encoding uncharacterized protein LOC103501005, translating to MANHDLILGQNHNLALGQNQQLMLGHNHNMGLGQGHSLDLGQAHEHHLGLGSNHDHELGLGHAHDHTEGLVHSHDHDGLGHAHDHELGLGQSHDQGGDNDHNYAHESDLAMDRKPDPVGHQLSLPIQGHELALSDNNQLAVSESQELDDNLELAVDQNDELAIQTVDDLTSQSQMMVSTPSVLQARTVMAAPTYELSVGQEFPDVKSCRRALRDTAIALHFEVQTIKSDKTRFTAKCAAEGCPWRIHAAKLPGVPTFTIRTIHDTHTCGGINHLGHQQASVQWVASSMEQRLRENPNYKPKEILEEIHRVHGITLSYKQAWRGKERIMAAMRGSFEEGYRLLPQYCEQVKRTNPGSIASVYGNATDNCFQRLFISFQASIYGFLNACRPLLGLDRTYLKSKYLGTLLLATGFDGDGALFPLAFGVVDEENDENWMWFLSELHNLLEINTENMPRLTILSDRLKCIVDGVEANFPTAFHGFCMRHLSESFRKEFNNPMLGKLLWDAAYALTVIEFEAKVLEIEEMSQDAGYWIRRIPPRLWATAYFEGTRFGHLTANIIESLNSWIAEASGLPIIQMMECIRRQLMTWFNERRETSMQWTSILVPTAERRVAEALEHARTYQVLRANEAEFEVISHEGTNIVDIRNRCCLCRGWQLYGLPCAHAVAALLSCRQNVHRFTESCFTVATYRKTYSQTIHPIPDKSLWKELSENDPNANKALEVIINPPKSLRPPGRPRKRRVRAEDRGRVKRVVHCSRCNQTGHFRTTCAAPI from the coding sequence atggcAAACCATGATCTGATATTGGGACAGAACCACAATTTAGCTCTTGGACAGAACCAACAGTTGATGTTAGGTCACAATCATAATATGGGTCTCGGCCAGGGTCACAGTTTGGACCTCGGACAAGCACATGAGCATCATCTAGGTTTGGGGTCAAACCATGACCATGAGTTGGGCTTGGGACATGCCCATGATCACACTGAGGGGTTGGTACATTCCCATGATCATGATGGTTTGGGACACGCCCATGATCATGAGTTGGGTTTAGGGCAAAGTCATGACCAAGGAGGGGACAATGATCACAATTATGCGCATGAAAGTGATTTAGCTATGGATAGGAAGCCTGACCCAGTTGGCCATCAGTTGTCTCTCCCTATACAGGGTCACGAGTTAGCTTTGTCCGATAACAACCAGTTAGCTGTTTCAGAAAGTCAAGAACTTGATGACAATCTTGAATTAGCCGTGGACCAGAATGACGAACTGGCTATTCAAACAGTTGATGATTTGACAAGTCAGTCTCAAATGATGGTTTCAACCCCTTCTGTGCTTCAAGCACGAACGGTCATGGCAGCTCCTACCTATGAGTTGTCGGTGGGACAAGAATTCCCTGATGTTAAGAGTTGTAGGAGGGCACTAAGGGACACTGCTATTGCCTTGCACTTTGAAGTGCAAACCATCAAATCTGATAAAACTCGCTTTACAGCCAAATGTGCTGCAGAGGGATGCCCATGGCGCATTCATGCTGCGAAGCTCCCAGGTGTTCCAACCTTCACCATTAGAACAATTCATGACACTCATACATGTGGTGGGATTAATCATCTTGGCCACCAGCAAGCCTCTGTTCAGTGGGTTGCTAGCTCCATGGAGCAACGTTTGAGAGAGAATCCTAATTACAAGCCAAAGGAGATACTAGAGGAGATTCACCGTGTTCATGGAATTACCTTATCATACAAGCAAGCTTGGAGGGGCAAGGAGCGTATCATGGCTGCAATGCGTGGTTCATTTGAAGAAGGATATCGCTTACTGCCACAGTATTGTGAACAGGTTAAAAGAACAAATCCAGGAAGCATTGCATCAGTTTATGGAAATGCAACCGATAATTGTTTTCAACGTCTCTTCATATCTTTCCAGGCATCAATTTATGGCTTTTTGAATGCGTGTCGGCCTTTACTTGGGCTTGACAGGACATACTTGAAAAGCAAATATCTTGGTACTTTACTTCTTGCCACTGGTTTTGATGGTGATGGTGCTCTGTTTCCTTTGGCCTTTGGTGTTGTTGATGAGGAGAATGATGAGAATTGGATGTGGTTTCTGTCTGAGCTTCATAACCTTCTTGAGATAAATACCGAAAATATGCCGAGACTTACGATCTTATCTGACAGGCTAAAATGCATCGTGGATGGAGTGGAAGCGAATTTTCCGACTGCTTTCCATGGGTTTTGCATGAGGCATTTGAGTGAAAGCTTCCGTAAAGAGTTCAATAATCCAATGCTTGGCAAGCTTCTTTGGGATGCTGCATATGCTCTCACGGTAATTGAATTTGAAGCAAAAGTACTGGAAATTGAAGAGATGTCACAAGATGCTGGATATTGGATTCGACGAATTCCCCCTCGTCTATGGGCTACAGCTTACTTCGAGGGGACGAGGTTCGGCCATTTGACTGCAAACATTATTGAATCCTTAAACAGTTGGATTGCAGAAGCCTCTGGCCTTCCTATAATTCAGATGATGGAGTGCATTAGGAGGCAGCTAATGACATGGTTCAATGAAAGGCGTGAGACTAGCATGCAGTGGACATCAATACTTGTGCCCACTGCTGAAAGGCGTGTTGCCGAGGCTCTCGAGCATGCCCGTACCTACCAAGTGCTTCGAGCCAATGAAGCTGAATTTGAAGTTATATCTCACGAAGGAACAAACATCGTGGACATTCGTAACCGATGCTGCCTTTGTCGAGGCTGGCAGCTGTACGGCCTGCCATGTGCTCATGCTGTGGCAGCTCTCCTATCCTGCAGGCAAAATGTTCATCGATTCACAGAGAGTTGTTTCACGGTCGCAACATATCGGAAGACGTACTCACAGACTATTCATCCAATCCCTGACAAATCTTTATGGAAGGAATTATCTGAGAACGATCCAAATGCAAACAAAGCTCTGGAGGTCATTATAAACCCTCCGAAATCACTGAGGCCTCCAGGACGACCAAGAAAAAGGAGAGTTCGAGCGGAAGACCGTGGGCGTGTGAAACGAGTTGTTCATTGTAGCCGGTGCAACCAAACAGGGCATTTTAGAACAACATGTGCAGCACCCATTTAG